A single genomic interval of Cucumis sativus cultivar 9930 chromosome 7, Cucumber_9930_V3, whole genome shotgun sequence harbors:
- the LOC101211998 gene encoding N-acetyltransferase 9-like protein produces the protein MGEMKKNGVSLEGERVILVPYMEEHVPKYHQWMKDPALLQATGSEPLTLDQEYQMQQSWTQDPKKQTFIVLDKELVEGKFIHGNSGVEAMVGDVNLYMNDLDDSLLAEIEIMIAEFKSRGKGLGKESVLMMMAFAVKNLGIHTFRVKIGDSNEGSLSLFKKLGFEETSYSEIFKEVTLELKVTKSKHEELLDVFGRIVTYD, from the exons ATGggagagatgaagaaaaatgggGTGAGTTTAGAAGGGGAAAGGGTAATTTTGGTGCCTTACATGGAAGAGCATGTACCCAAGTATCATCAATGGATGAAAGACCCAGCTCTTCTTCAAGCCACAGGCTCCGAACCCCTCACTCTTGATCAAGAGTACCAGATGCAACAATCATGGACCCAAGACCCAAAAA AGCAGACTTTCATTGTATTGGATAAGGAATTGGTTGAGGGAAAATTCATCCATGGAAATTCTGGTGTTGAAG CAATGGTTGGTGACGTGAATCTTTACATGAATGATCTGGATGATTCTCTTTTAGCAGAGATCGAAATAATGATAGCTGAATTCAAGAG CCGTGGTAAAGGACTTGGGAAAGAATCTGTCCTAATGATGATGGCATTTGCAGTCAAGAACCTCGGGATCCATACTTTCCGGGTTAAAATTGGAGACTCGAATGAAGGGTCTCTCAGTTTGTTCAAAAAATTG GGATTTGAAGAGACTTCTTACAGTGAAATCTTCAAGGAG GTAACTCTGGAGTTAAAGGTAACAAAGTCCAAGCATGAGGAGTTGCTTGATGTGTTTGGCAGAATAGTTACTTACGACTAG